The following are encoded in a window of Mycolicibacterium tusciae JS617 genomic DNA:
- a CDS encoding SMP-30/gluconolactonase/LRE family protein: MICKGADTLTTLTDGFCFGEGPRWFEGLLWFSDMLGEAVHTVNLAGDLTTLPLPGHHPSGLGFRPDGTLLIVSGERRRLLSYDGYTVEQVADLSDVVPAALGDMVIDNAGRAYIGSQAREGGVIVRVDPDDAITIVAENLDFPNGMAITTDHTTLIVAESTGRRLTAFGVDADGSLSDRRTFADGLNGPPDGICLDADNGVWVAMTLAHAFERIEAGGTITDRIEMDDRTAIACTLGGPERRTLFLLSSTDAYPERLIGTKLSRVDAMTVDIPGAGLP; encoded by the coding sequence GTGATTTGTAAAGGTGCCGATACGCTGACGACACTGACCGACGGTTTCTGCTTCGGCGAGGGCCCCCGGTGGTTCGAGGGATTGCTCTGGTTCTCCGACATGCTTGGCGAGGCGGTGCACACGGTCAACCTTGCGGGCGACCTCACCACCCTCCCCCTGCCCGGCCACCATCCCTCCGGTCTCGGGTTCCGTCCCGACGGGACGCTGCTCATCGTCTCCGGCGAGCGGCGGCGGCTACTGAGCTACGACGGGTACACCGTCGAACAGGTCGCCGATCTGTCCGACGTCGTGCCCGCGGCCCTTGGCGACATGGTCATCGACAACGCCGGACGCGCCTACATCGGCTCCCAGGCCCGCGAGGGCGGCGTCATCGTGCGGGTCGATCCAGACGATGCGATCACGATCGTCGCCGAGAACCTCGACTTTCCCAATGGAATGGCGATCACGACCGACCACACAACGCTGATAGTCGCCGAGTCGACCGGGCGGCGACTGACCGCGTTCGGCGTCGATGCCGACGGATCGTTGAGTGACAGAAGGACATTCGCTGACGGCCTCAACGGCCCGCCCGACGGCATCTGCCTCGACGCCGACAACGGGGTCTGGGTGGCGATGACCCTGGCGCACGCCTTTGAGCGGATCGAGGCGGGCGGCACCATCACCGACCGAATCGAGATGGACGACCGCACCGCGATCGCGTGCACATTGGGCGGGCCCGAGCGGCGCACTCTTTTCTTGCTGTCCAGTACGGACGCCTACCCGGAGCGGCTGATCGGAACCAAGCTGTCTCGCGTCGACGCGATGACGGTGGATATCCCGGGCGCCGGGCTGCCGTGA
- a CDS encoding thioesterase family protein translates to MSDSYYELVDGADPLGEKFAATDLVRSTWTAEIQHGAPVSALLVRALEKCEVRDDTRLSRVMIDLLGAVPAEGDLWVRSRIERSGKQIELVSAEMLAPGRDGEPRAVARASGWRLKTIDTAEVVRTSAPPLRPLAEARSRDMKKDWDRNYVHSLDWRWLTEPMSDGPGESWIRPEVDLVKGESMTALERLFAVADDANGIGTKLDIRRWTFMNTDLVVHVHRIPEGEWIGIRAETNYGPDGIGTTIGTLFDESGAVGAIQESVLVRPMPGR, encoded by the coding sequence GTGAGCGATTCGTATTACGAACTGGTCGATGGTGCCGACCCGCTTGGCGAGAAGTTCGCCGCGACCGATCTGGTACGCAGCACGTGGACGGCCGAAATCCAGCACGGTGCGCCGGTCTCGGCGCTGTTGGTGCGCGCGCTCGAGAAATGCGAAGTTCGCGACGACACCCGGCTGAGCCGCGTGATGATCGACCTACTGGGCGCAGTTCCCGCCGAAGGAGATCTGTGGGTGCGATCTCGGATCGAACGCTCCGGCAAGCAGATCGAGTTGGTCAGTGCCGAGATGCTGGCCCCCGGGCGTGACGGTGAGCCCCGAGCGGTGGCTCGGGCGAGCGGGTGGCGGCTGAAGACGATCGACACCGCCGAGGTGGTTCGCACATCCGCGCCGCCGCTGCGGCCGCTCGCCGAAGCGCGCAGCCGCGACATGAAGAAGGACTGGGATCGCAACTACGTGCACAGTCTCGATTGGCGGTGGTTGACCGAGCCGATGAGCGACGGGCCCGGCGAGTCCTGGATCCGCCCGGAGGTCGACCTCGTCAAGGGCGAGTCCATGACCGCGCTCGAGAGGCTGTTCGCCGTCGCCGACGATGCCAATGGCATTGGCACCAAGCTCGATATCAGAAGGTGGACGTTCATGAACACCGATCTGGTCGTGCATGTGCACCGGATTCCGGAGGGCGAATGGATCGGAATCCGCGCCGAGACGAACTACGGGCCCGACGGGATCGGCACGACGATCGGCACACTGTTCGACGAGTCCGGCGCCGTCGGCGCGATTCAGGAGTCGGTGCTGGTCCGGCCGATGCCCGGCCGCTGA
- a CDS encoding MarP family serine protease, with protein MRWIQLAFALLAVTLGLGALAGRGAVPETVHRATELTEQVGPMVGVEPPDAALANDAVVVGAAHSVVKVTSTAHSCMRIMTGSGFVVTRERVMTNAHVVAGADSFTVSVDGQELDATVVAYDPNADIAVLEVPGLQAPPLDFSHEVAWRGTDAVVLGYPGGGPFVAYPARVREVIELNGPDIYRTTTVTRVVYTIRGRVMKGDSGGPLIDRDGRVLGMNFAAAVHDPETGFVLTTNQVYPHALDAVDAGVSEPVPTGLCVR; from the coding sequence ATGAGGTGGATTCAGCTCGCCTTCGCCCTGCTCGCGGTCACGCTGGGGCTGGGTGCGTTGGCCGGCCGCGGCGCCGTGCCCGAGACGGTCCACCGCGCGACCGAGTTGACAGAGCAGGTCGGCCCGATGGTCGGCGTCGAACCACCGGATGCCGCGCTGGCGAACGACGCGGTCGTCGTCGGCGCAGCGCACAGCGTCGTCAAGGTCACGAGCACCGCCCATTCATGCATGAGGATCATGACGGGCAGCGGCTTCGTCGTCACAAGGGAGCGCGTGATGACCAACGCGCACGTGGTGGCGGGCGCCGACAGCTTCACCGTGTCTGTCGACGGTCAGGAACTCGACGCCACCGTGGTGGCCTACGATCCCAACGCCGATATCGCCGTCCTGGAGGTGCCCGGCCTGCAGGCACCGCCGTTGGATTTCTCCCATGAAGTCGCATGGAGGGGCACAGACGCCGTCGTGCTGGGGTATCCGGGTGGGGGACCATTCGTCGCCTACCCGGCGAGGGTCCGCGAGGTCATCGAACTCAACGGTCCGGACATCTATCGGACGACGACCGTAACCCGTGTCGTCTACACGATCAGAGGCAGAGTGATGAAGGGCGATTCCGGCGGGCCGCTGATAGACCGGGACGGTCGGGTACTCGGCATGAATTTCGCTGCGGCAGTGCACGATCCGGAAACCGGCTTCGTACTCACCACGAACCAGGTGTACCCGCATGCACTTGATGCGGTCGATGCGGGTGTCTCGGAGCCAGTCCCGACCGGTTTATGCGTGCGCTGA
- a CDS encoding ferredoxin has product MKVEVDLDKCTGHGICESIADEVFEVADDGIVVIHDKERPESDRDRMQQAVTQCPVAALRLAD; this is encoded by the coding sequence ATGAAGGTGGAAGTCGACCTGGACAAGTGCACGGGCCACGGAATCTGCGAATCGATCGCCGACGAGGTGTTCGAGGTGGCCGATGACGGCATCGTCGTGATTCACGACAAGGAACGCCCCGAATCCGACCGCGACCGCATGCAGCAAGCCGTCACCCAGTGTCCTGTCGCCGCGTTGCGGCTCGCCGACTGA
- a CDS encoding cytochrome P450 — protein MTAPSVQVREYSRFDITSPDFWSQTFDRRDEIFAQLRAGDGLTWHRPFDSLFDMEEPGFWALTRRADIAYVSQHPELFTSAQGVALSPMPAEIQRFASFFLSMDPPQHTVYRRLISSAFTPRNVRQIEEQIHRNAVAIVDDLVGAGEVDFVAACSARLPMLTIMDMLGVPTADQPAVAYAAEKLFGMSDDEYATPEERAEDPIAQITLLSNTGVELAQFRRKNPGDDLMTAIVNAEVDGHRLTDEEIGAFLILLASAGNDTTKQATTHAMLALAQNPAQREWLLEDFENRIASAVEEFVRWSSPVLQFARFATEDTEINGAPVQAGDKVGLFYCSANRDEAAFADPGAFDLSRSPNPHLGFGGGGPHFCLGNQLAKAELRNLFRELLTRLTTVEFGEPDLLYSNFVHGVKRLPAFVR, from the coding sequence GTGACAGCCCCATCCGTGCAGGTACGTGAATACAGTCGGTTCGACATCACGTCGCCCGACTTCTGGAGTCAGACCTTCGACCGTCGAGACGAGATATTCGCCCAGCTCCGCGCCGGTGATGGACTCACCTGGCACCGGCCGTTCGACTCGCTGTTCGATATGGAGGAGCCCGGGTTCTGGGCCCTGACACGTCGTGCGGATATCGCCTATGTCAGCCAGCATCCCGAGCTGTTCACCTCTGCCCAAGGCGTGGCACTGAGTCCGATGCCCGCCGAGATCCAACGGTTCGCGTCGTTCTTCCTCAGCATGGATCCTCCTCAGCACACGGTGTACCGGCGGTTGATCAGCTCCGCGTTCACGCCCCGAAACGTCCGTCAGATCGAGGAGCAGATCCATCGCAACGCCGTCGCGATCGTCGACGATCTCGTCGGGGCAGGGGAGGTCGACTTCGTGGCCGCCTGCTCGGCGCGGCTGCCGATGCTGACGATCATGGACATGCTCGGCGTGCCGACGGCGGACCAGCCTGCGGTGGCGTACGCCGCCGAAAAGCTGTTCGGCATGAGCGACGACGAGTACGCCACTCCCGAGGAGCGGGCCGAAGATCCGATTGCGCAGATCACGCTGCTGTCCAACACCGGCGTCGAGTTGGCGCAGTTCCGGCGCAAGAATCCCGGCGACGACCTGATGACCGCGATCGTCAATGCGGAGGTCGACGGCCATCGGCTGACCGACGAGGAGATCGGCGCATTCCTGATTCTGTTGGCGTCCGCCGGAAACGACACCACCAAACAGGCCACCACGCACGCGATGTTGGCGCTGGCCCAGAACCCGGCCCAGCGGGAGTGGCTGCTGGAGGATTTCGAGAACCGAATCGCCTCGGCCGTTGAGGAATTCGTCCGATGGTCCTCGCCGGTGCTTCAGTTCGCGCGCTTCGCGACCGAGGACACCGAGATCAACGGAGCGCCCGTGCAGGCGGGCGACAAGGTGGGTCTGTTCTACTGCTCGGCCAACAGGGATGAAGCGGCCTTCGCCGATCCCGGTGCCTTCGATCTGTCGCGTTCACCCAATCCGCACCTCGGTTTCGGCGGCGGCGGTCCACATTTCTGCCTCGGCAACCAGCTGGCCAAGGCTGAACTGCGAAACCTGTTCAGGGAGTTGCTGACTCGATTGACCACCGTCGAGTTCGGCGAGCCCGACCTGCTCTACAGCAACTTCGTTCACGGCGTCAAACGCCTGCCTGCCTTCGTTCGATAG
- a CDS encoding TetR/AcrR family transcriptional regulator — protein sequence MAEPWVEVDSSTRQRILAATAEVLGRNGMTKLSLSEVAAQAGVSRPTLYRWFASKKELLEAFVVWERLFYEHAVSEATADLPACEKLDAALRVIVDYQQSYPGLRMIDIEPAQVIRRLSRVIPLMRHRLERLATGPDSALAVSTAVRVAISHYVVRSDDDDDFLNQLRHAARVKHHAP from the coding sequence ATGGCGGAACCCTGGGTCGAGGTCGACAGTTCGACACGTCAGCGAATTCTCGCCGCCACCGCGGAGGTTCTCGGCCGCAACGGCATGACGAAGCTCAGCCTGTCTGAGGTCGCCGCGCAGGCCGGGGTGTCGCGGCCGACCCTCTATCGGTGGTTCGCCTCCAAGAAGGAACTGCTCGAAGCATTCGTCGTGTGGGAGCGGCTATTCTACGAACATGCGGTCTCCGAGGCGACCGCCGATCTCCCCGCGTGCGAAAAGCTCGACGCAGCGCTGCGGGTGATCGTCGACTACCAGCAGTCCTACCCCGGGCTACGCATGATCGACATAGAACCGGCGCAGGTCATCAGGCGGCTATCGCGGGTCATTCCGCTGATGCGGCATCGGCTCGAGCGTCTGGCGACGGGACCCGATTCCGCCTTGGCGGTGTCGACGGCTGTGCGCGTGGCGATTTCGCACTACGTGGTGCGCAGCGACGACGACGACGACTTCCTGAATCAGCTGCGGCACGCCGCCCGGGTCAAGCACCACGCTCCTTGA
- a CDS encoding CaiB/BaiF CoA transferase family protein, which translates to MAGPLDGVRVVELGVWVAGPAAGGILADWGADVVKIEPPDGDPGRMFGRMLGIEDGSSPPFEMDNRGKRSVVLDVTTEDGRQTARELLSGADVFLTNVRPAALTRVGLDFGSVAAGNPTLVYGLITGYGESGPDADRAAFDVAAFWARSGLAHLLTRPGDTPPFQRGGMGDHTAGMTLAAAVCAALVARARTGKGQMVSTSLYRQGAYTVSFDLNTFLMTGNPIAIGQRESMGNPCMNNYATGDGRRFWIVGLQAGRHWPPLCRAVGRTDWLTDPRFDTPRNRAVNSRELIVELDEIFATKPLAEWAEIFAGEPDFFWSPINSLEDVIGDEQFHAAGGIVTVPDGEGGVPMVASPADFHGTPWEPRSAAPQLGQHTDEILAELKERGA; encoded by the coding sequence ATGGCCGGACCTTTGGACGGCGTCAGGGTCGTCGAACTCGGTGTGTGGGTCGCGGGTCCTGCGGCCGGCGGGATCCTGGCGGACTGGGGTGCCGACGTCGTCAAGATCGAGCCACCGGACGGCGACCCGGGGCGGATGTTCGGCCGGATGCTGGGCATCGAGGATGGATCGAGTCCGCCCTTCGAAATGGACAATCGCGGCAAGCGCAGCGTCGTGCTCGACGTGACGACCGAGGACGGACGGCAGACCGCGCGTGAGTTGTTAAGCGGCGCCGATGTTTTCCTGACCAATGTCAGGCCCGCCGCGTTGACGCGGGTGGGTCTGGACTTCGGGTCGGTGGCCGCGGGTAATCCGACGCTGGTTTATGGCCTGATCACCGGCTATGGCGAGAGCGGCCCCGACGCCGACCGCGCCGCTTTTGACGTCGCCGCGTTCTGGGCCCGGTCCGGCCTGGCGCACCTGCTGACCCGCCCCGGTGACACCCCGCCGTTTCAGCGTGGCGGGATGGGTGACCACACGGCGGGCATGACGTTGGCCGCCGCGGTCTGCGCGGCGCTGGTCGCCCGGGCGCGGACCGGCAAGGGCCAGATGGTCAGCACGTCGTTGTACCGGCAGGGCGCCTACACCGTGAGCTTCGACCTCAATACCTTTCTGATGACGGGCAATCCGATCGCGATCGGACAGCGCGAGTCGATGGGCAATCCCTGCATGAACAACTATGCGACCGGTGACGGACGCCGGTTCTGGATCGTCGGATTGCAGGCGGGCCGGCACTGGCCGCCGCTGTGTCGAGCCGTCGGACGGACCGACTGGTTGACCGACCCCCGCTTCGATACGCCGCGCAACCGTGCGGTCAATTCGCGGGAGTTGATCGTCGAACTCGACGAGATCTTCGCGACCAAGCCGCTGGCCGAGTGGGCGGAAATCTTTGCGGGCGAGCCGGATTTCTTCTGGTCGCCGATCAATTCGCTCGAAGACGTCATCGGCGACGAGCAGTTCCACGCCGCAGGCGGCATCGTGACTGTGCCCGACGGGGAAGGCGGCGTTCCCATGGTCGCGTCGCCCGCGGACTTTCACGGCACGCCGTGGGAGCCGCGATCGGCCGCGCCACAGCTGGGGCAGCACACCGACGAGATCCTCGCCGAACTCAAGGAGCGTGGTGCTTGA
- a CDS encoding phosphotransferase — MKSLAPVVGLASHIGRGVQRIVTDAAIGRVRSLPRTINDLNAAHLSTLMGRTVTSMSVIGGDAGTSSRARLALTGTDVPDSVFVKMAAETAATRLMGEMGRLGETETRFYQELSPELNGLPRSYGSAFDAITGRYVLLLEDLPADECEFPDTLHPLDKDRANLVVELLAALHGRFWGRIPDWVYSASADSSSMMTGPLLKLSSRRITERTDIPVARGRFIDENYRAVATLIDKPPHTVMHGDAHPGNVYFRNGAAGLLDWQAVRRGHPGRELAYTLITSMTTPDRQACERDILDGYRHALAAAGGPDLDRDELWKRYRQGALYAYTAALITAGMGGMQDEGIALEGLRRAVAALQDLDTVAVLKKSL, encoded by the coding sequence GTGAAGTCTCTCGCGCCGGTGGTCGGCCTCGCATCGCACATCGGGCGCGGTGTACAACGTATCGTCACCGACGCCGCCATCGGCCGGGTTCGATCGCTGCCCCGCACCATCAACGATCTCAACGCTGCCCATCTGTCAACGCTGATGGGGCGCACGGTGACGTCGATGTCGGTGATCGGCGGTGACGCGGGAACGTCGTCCCGAGCCCGCCTCGCACTCACCGGCACGGACGTCCCCGACTCGGTGTTCGTCAAGATGGCCGCCGAAACGGCCGCGACACGCCTGATGGGTGAGATGGGTCGGCTCGGCGAGACAGAGACGCGGTTCTACCAGGAACTGTCACCGGAACTGAACGGGCTACCCAGGTCCTACGGGTCCGCATTTGACGCGATCACCGGCCGCTACGTGCTGTTGTTGGAAGATCTGCCCGCCGACGAATGCGAATTCCCCGACACGCTTCATCCGCTCGACAAGGATCGGGCGAATCTGGTCGTTGAACTCCTGGCTGCGCTGCATGGGAGGTTCTGGGGTCGGATCCCCGACTGGGTGTACTCGGCGTCGGCCGACAGTTCGTCGATGATGACGGGGCCCCTTCTCAAGCTGTCCTCGCGCCGGATCACCGAGCGCACCGACATCCCTGTTGCCAGGGGTCGCTTCATCGACGAGAACTACCGCGCCGTGGCAACCCTTATCGACAAGCCGCCGCATACGGTCATGCACGGCGACGCCCACCCCGGAAACGTCTACTTCCGCAATGGCGCGGCCGGCCTCCTGGACTGGCAGGCCGTGCGACGCGGGCACCCCGGCCGTGAATTGGCCTACACCCTGATCACGAGCATGACGACCCCCGACCGGCAGGCCTGCGAACGCGACATCCTCGACGGCTACCGCCACGCGCTGGCCGCCGCCGGCGGACCGGACCTGGACCGCGACGAACTGTGGAAGCGCTACCGGCAAGGTGCGCTGTACGCCTACACCGCCGCGCTGATCACCGCCGGGATGGGTGGCATGCAGGACGAGGGAATCGCGCTGGAAGGGCTGAGACGCGCGGTCGCGGCCCTGCAGGATCTCGACACGGTCGCCGTTCTCAAGAAGTCGTTGTGA
- a CDS encoding TetR/AcrR family transcriptional regulator: protein MNDPLRDPSAATEDTSTRHRILVATAEVLARSGQTKLSLSEVALQAGVSRPTLYRWFASKQELLDAFGIHEREMFDNGISQATAGLRGAEKLDAALRFIVSYQHSYSGVRLVDIEPEVVIGQLGRTLPIMRARLEKLLTGPNGAVKAATAIRVAISHYIVRSDDDDEFLAQLRHAAGIKQPG, encoded by the coding sequence GTGAACGATCCACTGCGCGATCCATCCGCAGCCACCGAGGACACCTCGACCAGACACCGAATCCTCGTCGCGACCGCCGAAGTGCTCGCCCGCAGTGGACAGACCAAACTCAGCCTCTCGGAGGTCGCCCTACAGGCCGGCGTCTCCCGGCCTACGCTGTATCGCTGGTTTGCCTCCAAGCAGGAATTGCTCGACGCGTTCGGCATTCACGAACGCGAGATGTTCGACAACGGGATAAGCCAGGCGACCGCGGGCCTGCGTGGCGCAGAGAAATTGGACGCCGCGCTGCGGTTCATCGTCTCCTACCAACATTCGTACTCCGGTGTGCGACTGGTCGACATCGAACCCGAGGTCGTCATCGGCCAGCTGGGACGAACACTGCCGATCATGCGGGCGCGCCTGGAGAAGCTGTTGACCGGGCCCAACGGAGCCGTCAAGGCGGCCACAGCAATTCGCGTCGCGATCTCGCACTACATCGTGCGCAGCGACGATGACGATGAGTTCCTGGCACAGCTTCGGCACGCGGCGGGGATCAAACAGCCCGGCTGA
- a CDS encoding aldehyde dehydrogenase family protein, with translation MTSVQDETGVLAGEERMLIDGELQHTSSGAKFDVIHPASEEVSGQATDGTVADMDRAVAAARRAFDSGEWARDLDFRYHCLIQLHAALEKDKERLRRVLITEVGCPVTVSGSQIESPIEEVKHWAEHGKNFDYLVDTGVHPTQLGPARRKIHYEPVGVVGAITPWNVPFYLNVAETIPALMAGNTVVLKPAQLTPWSGSELGRIIAEETDIPAGVFNVVVSNANEVGAALSADPRVDMITFTGSTATGRAILAAGASTVKKTLLELGGKSAHIVLDDADFNSALPMAAMMACVMSGQSCILPSRILLPRSRYDEGLETLKTMMEGFPVGDPWTPGNMQGPQISETQRQKVLGLIKSGIDSGARLVTGGGIPENLPTGYYVAPTLLADVDPDSQVAQEEIFGPVLTVIPYEGDDEAIAIANNSIYGLSGEVSGGDLDRALEVAKRMRTGNVTINGKSHFGISSPFGGTKQSGLGYRNGEEGYKEYLEAKTIGMPDTAVP, from the coding sequence ATGACCAGCGTGCAGGACGAAACAGGAGTACTGGCCGGCGAAGAGCGGATGCTCATCGATGGCGAACTGCAACACACAAGCAGCGGCGCGAAGTTCGACGTGATTCACCCCGCCAGCGAAGAGGTGTCCGGCCAGGCCACCGACGGGACGGTCGCGGACATGGACCGTGCGGTCGCAGCGGCGCGGCGAGCCTTCGACAGCGGCGAGTGGGCGCGCGACCTCGATTTCCGCTACCACTGCCTGATCCAGTTGCATGCCGCACTGGAAAAGGACAAGGAGCGGTTGCGCCGCGTCCTGATCACGGAGGTCGGCTGCCCCGTCACGGTGTCGGGCAGCCAGATCGAGAGCCCCATCGAAGAGGTCAAGCATTGGGCCGAGCACGGAAAGAACTTCGACTACCTGGTCGACACCGGCGTGCATCCCACCCAGCTCGGCCCGGCGCGGCGCAAGATCCACTACGAACCCGTCGGCGTGGTGGGGGCGATCACCCCGTGGAACGTGCCGTTCTACCTCAACGTCGCCGAGACGATTCCCGCGTTGATGGCAGGCAACACCGTGGTGCTCAAGCCCGCGCAACTCACGCCGTGGTCGGGCAGCGAGCTCGGCCGCATCATTGCCGAGGAGACCGACATCCCCGCCGGCGTGTTCAATGTCGTGGTCTCCAACGCCAACGAGGTGGGTGCGGCGTTGTCGGCCGACCCGCGGGTGGACATGATCACGTTCACCGGGTCCACCGCGACCGGCCGCGCGATCCTCGCCGCAGGCGCGTCGACGGTGAAGAAGACGCTGCTGGAGCTCGGCGGAAAATCTGCGCACATCGTGCTCGACGATGCCGACTTCAATTCCGCGTTGCCGATGGCCGCGATGATGGCGTGCGTGATGTCCGGTCAGAGCTGCATCCTGCCGAGTCGGATTCTGCTGCCGCGCAGTCGATACGACGAAGGCCTCGAGACGCTCAAGACCATGATGGAAGGATTCCCGGTCGGTGACCCGTGGACGCCGGGCAACATGCAGGGCCCGCAGATCAGTGAGACGCAGCGGCAGAAGGTGCTCGGCCTGATCAAGAGCGGCATCGACTCGGGCGCACGGCTGGTCACAGGAGGCGGCATCCCGGAGAATCTGCCGACCGGTTACTACGTAGCGCCGACGCTGCTTGCCGACGTCGATCCGGATTCGCAAGTGGCACAGGAAGAAATTTTCGGTCCGGTGCTGACGGTCATTCCGTACGAGGGCGACGACGAGGCGATCGCGATCGCCAACAACTCGATCTACGGCCTGTCCGGTGAGGTCAGCGGCGGCGATCTGGACCGGGCACTCGAAGTCGCCAAGCGGATGCGGACGGGCAACGTCACCATCAACGGCAAGAGCCACTTCGGCATCAGCAGTCCGTTCGGCGGAACCAAGCAGAGCGGGCTGGGCTACCGCAACGGTGAAGAAGGATACAAGGAGTACCTGGAGGCGAAGACGATCGGGATGCCGGACACGGCGGTGCCGTGA
- a CDS encoding nuclear transport factor 2 family protein codes for MNQTGHGGAVNQTGVNDELEIARLLYRYARAVDTKDWELYRSVFTEDAHIDYSSAGAIVGSRDEVVDWFAANFGVIPWSMHYITNIESEISGHTATVRAMFYNPMQLPGMTEMSSCGGYYHHELVRSADGWRSRRLREENVWFVGQPGT; via the coding sequence GTGAATCAGACCGGACACGGCGGTGCCGTGAATCAGACCGGGGTGAATGACGAGCTTGAAATCGCCCGGCTGCTATATCGATACGCGCGCGCCGTCGACACCAAGGACTGGGAGCTGTATCGATCGGTGTTCACCGAAGACGCGCACATCGACTATTCCTCGGCGGGCGCGATCGTGGGCAGTCGTGACGAGGTTGTTGACTGGTTCGCGGCGAATTTCGGCGTGATCCCGTGGAGCATGCACTACATCACGAACATCGAGAGCGAGATCTCCGGTCATACCGCGACGGTGCGGGCGATGTTCTACAACCCGATGCAACTGCCCGGCATGACGGAGATGAGTTCGTGCGGCGGGTACTACCACCACGAGCTGGTGCGTAGCGCCGACGGGTGGCGCAGCCGCCGACTCCGCGAGGAGAACGTGTGGTTCGTCGGCCAACCCGGTACCTGA
- the rlmN gene encoding 23S rRNA (adenine(2503)-C(2))-methyltransferase RlmN yields MAISLPLVFDAPRRAMPPRHLADLDDDARTAAVAELGLPAFRGKQLANQYYGRLIADPQQMTDLPAALRDQIGDALFPKLLDAVREIECDKGETRKMLWRAVDGSTFESVLMRYPQRNTVCISSQAGCGMACPFCATGQGGLQRNLSTAEILEQVRAAAVELRDRDGDGIAEPARGGRLSNIVFMGMGEPLANYNRVLGAVRRITAPPPNGFGISARSVTVSTVGIAPAIRKLADERLGVTLAVSLHAPDDELRDTLVPVNSRWKVAEVLDAARYYADVTGRRVSIEYALIRDVNDQPWRADLLGKRLHGALGPLVHVNLIPLNPTPGSEWDASPKAAEREFVKRVRERGVSCTVRDTRGREIAAACGQLAAEG; encoded by the coding sequence ATGGCCATTTCTCTGCCTCTTGTTTTCGATGCTCCGCGACGTGCGATGCCGCCGCGTCACCTCGCCGACCTTGACGACGACGCGCGCACCGCCGCGGTCGCGGAGCTCGGGCTGCCCGCTTTTCGCGGTAAACAGCTGGCCAATCAGTACTACGGACGGCTGATCGCCGACCCACAGCAGATGACGGACCTGCCGGCGGCGCTTCGCGATCAAATCGGGGATGCACTCTTCCCGAAGCTGCTTGATGCGGTGCGTGAAATCGAATGCGATAAGGGCGAGACCCGCAAGATGCTCTGGCGCGCGGTCGACGGTTCGACCTTCGAATCGGTGTTGATGCGCTACCCGCAGCGCAACACCGTGTGCATCTCCTCGCAGGCCGGCTGCGGCATGGCCTGCCCTTTCTGCGCGACGGGCCAGGGCGGACTGCAGCGCAATTTGTCGACAGCGGAGATTCTCGAGCAGGTGCGTGCGGCGGCCGTCGAACTACGAGATCGCGACGGCGACGGCATTGCCGAGCCCGCGCGCGGCGGCCGACTGTCCAACATCGTGTTCATGGGTATGGGCGAGCCGCTGGCGAACTACAACCGCGTGCTTGGCGCCGTGCGTCGCATCACCGCGCCGCCGCCCAACGGATTCGGCATCTCGGCGCGTTCGGTCACCGTGTCGACGGTCGGCATCGCCCCGGCGATCCGCAAGCTGGCCGACGAACGTCTCGGTGTGACACTGGCGGTCTCGCTGCACGCGCCCGACGACGAGCTGCGCGACACGCTGGTTCCGGTGAACAGTCGGTGGAAGGTCGCCGAAGTGCTTGACGCGGCACGATATTACGCGGATGTGACCGGGCGGCGGGTGTCGATCGAATACGCACTCATCCGTGATGTCAACGACCAGCCCTGGCGGGCAGATCTCTTGGGTAAGCGGTTGCACGGAGCGCTCGGACCATTGGTACACGTCAACCTCATACCGCTGAACCCGACACCGGGTAGCGAATGGGACGCCAGTCCCAAAGCCGCTGAGCGCGAGTTCGTCAAGCGGGTGCGGGAGCGGGGAGTGTCATGCACGGTGCGTGACACTCGCGGCCGTGAAATCGCGGCCGCCTGTGGTCAATTGGCCGCCGAAGGCTGA